A genome region from Thermomonospora amylolytica includes the following:
- the fdhA gene encoding formaldehyde dehydrogenase, glutathione-independent yields the protein MPGNRGVTYMRPGVVEVQDIDYPEFVLKDGPGVHPANVGRKLDHGVILKVVATNICGSDQHMVRGRTTAPAGLVLGHEITGEVVEVGRDVEFIKQGDLCSVPFNISCGRCRMCKEGHTEVCLNVNPDRPGSAYGYVDMGGWVGGQADYVLVPYADWNLLKFPDKDQAMEKILDLAMLADIFPTGYHGAVCAGVTSGSTVYVAGAGPVGLAAAYSAQFLGAAVVIVGDLNKERLEQARSFGCEAVDLSQDATLPEQIEQILGVPEVDAAVDAVGFEARGRTGEAPATVLNSIMEITRAAGRLGIPGLYVTGDPGAVDEAAKVGSLSLRIGLGWSKSHSLTMGQCPVMRYHRNLMNAILNDRAQIAKAVNATVIGLPDAPRGYAEFDRGVAQKFVIDPHGMIAA from the coding sequence GTGCCCGGTAACAGGGGAGTGACCTACATGCGCCCGGGTGTGGTCGAGGTGCAGGACATCGACTACCCGGAATTCGTTCTCAAGGACGGCCCCGGGGTGCACCCCGCCAACGTGGGCCGCAAACTGGATCACGGCGTGATCCTCAAGGTGGTGGCGACCAACATCTGCGGCTCCGACCAGCACATGGTGCGCGGCCGCACGACCGCGCCGGCGGGTCTCGTGCTCGGCCACGAGATCACCGGCGAGGTCGTCGAGGTCGGCCGCGACGTGGAGTTCATCAAGCAGGGCGACCTGTGCTCGGTGCCGTTCAACATCTCCTGCGGCAGATGCCGCATGTGCAAGGAGGGGCACACCGAGGTCTGCCTCAACGTCAACCCGGACCGGCCCGGCTCGGCCTACGGCTATGTCGACATGGGCGGCTGGGTCGGCGGCCAGGCCGACTACGTGCTGGTCCCGTACGCGGACTGGAATCTGCTGAAGTTCCCCGACAAGGACCAGGCGATGGAGAAGATCCTCGACCTGGCGATGCTCGCGGACATCTTCCCGACCGGCTACCACGGCGCGGTCTGCGCGGGCGTCACGTCCGGATCCACGGTGTACGTGGCGGGAGCCGGTCCCGTCGGACTGGCCGCCGCCTACTCGGCGCAGTTCCTCGGCGCCGCGGTGGTGATCGTCGGCGACCTCAACAAGGAACGCCTGGAGCAGGCCCGCAGCTTCGGCTGCGAGGCCGTCGACCTGTCCCAGGACGCGACGCTGCCCGAGCAGATCGAGCAGATCCTCGGCGTGCCGGAGGTCGACGCCGCCGTCGACGCCGTCGGGTTCGAGGCCCGGGGACGCACCGGCGAGGCGCCGGCCACCGTGCTCAACTCGATCATGGAGATCACCCGGGCCGCCGGCCGGCTCGGCATCCCGGGCCTGTACGTCACCGGCGACCCGGGCGCGGTCGACGAGGCGGCCAAGGTGGGTTCGCTGTCCCTGCGGATCGGCCTGGGCTGGTCCAAGTCGCACTCGCTCACCATGGGCCAGTGCCCGGTGATGCGCTACCACCGCAACCTGATGAACGCGATCCTGAACGACCGCGCCCAGATCGCCAAGGCCGTCAACGCCACCGTGATCGGACTCCCCGACGCCCCTCGCGGCTACGCGGAGTTCGACCGCGGCGTCGCCCAGAAGTTCGTCATCGACCCGCACGGCATGATCGCGGCCTGA